A region from the Oceanidesulfovibrio marinus genome encodes:
- a CDS encoding phosphonate dehydrogenase, which translates to MNTQKVVITHRVHPGVVEYLSRHYDVIPNETPGALDRETLLERCRDAAAVMVFMPDWIDAAFLDNCPKLKVVGAALKGFDNFDVAACTQRGVWFTIVPDLLTVPTAELALGLALGLMRNVLPGDRFIRSRKFQGWRPSLYGASMTGATIGMIGMGAVGKTLAQRLMGFDIRQILYTDPAALTPEEEKRLGAKQASFQDILAQSDVLFPLTPMTAETFHLIDETALAAMKPGSYLVNVSRGSVVDEAAVAGSLAAGRLGGYAADVFELEEWTREDRPSVIPEMLLDNVDRTLFTPHIGSAVDGVRYEIAMQAARNIVQALSGQRPEDAVNEPVR; encoded by the coding sequence ATGAACACACAAAAAGTCGTGATCACCCACCGGGTCCACCCCGGTGTCGTCGAGTATCTGTCCCGGCACTACGACGTCATACCCAACGAGACTCCCGGAGCTCTGGACCGTGAGACCCTGCTGGAACGCTGCCGAGATGCCGCGGCCGTCATGGTCTTCATGCCGGACTGGATCGACGCCGCGTTTCTGGACAATTGCCCGAAGCTCAAAGTGGTCGGCGCCGCACTCAAAGGGTTCGACAACTTCGACGTCGCTGCCTGCACCCAACGCGGCGTCTGGTTCACCATCGTACCGGACCTGCTTACGGTCCCCACGGCCGAGCTCGCCTTGGGCCTGGCGTTGGGCCTCATGCGCAATGTCCTGCCCGGTGACCGCTTCATCCGCAGCCGCAAGTTCCAGGGCTGGCGGCCCAGTCTGTACGGTGCCAGCATGACCGGCGCGACCATCGGTATGATCGGCATGGGCGCGGTGGGCAAGACCCTGGCGCAGCGGCTCATGGGGTTCGATATCCGCCAGATCCTTTACACGGACCCAGCGGCGCTCACGCCGGAGGAAGAGAAACGCCTCGGCGCAAAGCAGGCGAGCTTCCAGGATATCCTCGCCCAGAGCGACGTGCTCTTCCCCCTCACGCCCATGACGGCGGAGACCTTCCACCTCATCGACGAGACCGCACTGGCCGCCATGAAGCCGGGAAGCTACCTGGTGAACGTCTCCCGCGGTTCCGTGGTGGACGAGGCGGCCGTGGCCGGCTCCCTTGCTGCGGGCCGGCTGGGCGGCTACGCCGCCGATGTGTTCGAACTGGAGGAATGGACGCGCGAGGACCGGCCCAGCGTCATTCCGGAGATGCTGCTCGACAACGTGGACCGCACGCTTTTCACCCCGCACATCGGCTCGGCCGTGGACGGCGTGCGCTATGAAATCGCCATGCAGGCGGCGCGCAACATCGTCCAGGCTCTGTCCGGCCAGCGGCCGGAAGACGCCGTCAACGAGCCGGTTCGTTGA
- a CDS encoding DNA polymerase IV, with amino-acid sequence MARRIMHVDMDAFFASVEVLDDPSLAGKPVIVGGRERGVVSAASYEARKYGVHSAMPTATAKRLCPNGVFVKPRGHRYGELSNIVMETLSDFSPILEKASVDEAYLDVSGTETLFGPPAVLAKKVKDAVREATGGLTCSLGIAPVKFLAKIASDVNKPDGVFIIEAREVAGFLKTLPVGDIPGVGKHGKGALAKLGIVMAADITRYPEEFWLERFGKWGGVLYDRAQGLDPRGVTTYRAPKSEGAETTFAKDIWDKNELRRILWGLCERVGRRLRRDGNLGRTVTLKLKDVDFRNITRSRTLDEPVNTDERIFETAADLLDKERLTKKIRLIGVSVSNFQRTPYQLKLDLRGEGEKSRRFEVIDKTVDAIREKYGREGLVRGRSLEDDGESAESRKGEDED; translated from the coding sequence ATGGCTCGGCGCATCATGCATGTGGATATGGACGCGTTCTTCGCATCCGTGGAGGTCCTGGACGACCCGTCCCTGGCCGGCAAGCCCGTTATCGTTGGCGGCCGGGAGCGCGGGGTCGTCTCTGCCGCGTCCTACGAGGCGCGCAAGTACGGCGTGCACTCGGCCATGCCCACGGCCACGGCTAAACGGCTCTGCCCCAACGGGGTATTCGTCAAACCGCGCGGGCACCGCTATGGCGAGCTCTCAAACATCGTCATGGAAACGCTTTCCGACTTCTCGCCGATCCTGGAAAAAGCCTCGGTGGACGAGGCGTATCTCGATGTCTCGGGCACGGAGACGCTGTTCGGGCCGCCGGCCGTGCTGGCCAAGAAGGTGAAGGATGCGGTGCGCGAGGCCACGGGCGGGCTCACCTGCTCGCTGGGCATCGCGCCGGTCAAGTTCCTGGCCAAGATCGCTTCGGACGTGAACAAGCCGGACGGCGTGTTCATCATCGAGGCGCGCGAGGTGGCCGGCTTCCTGAAAACGCTGCCCGTGGGCGACATCCCTGGCGTGGGCAAGCACGGCAAGGGCGCTTTGGCCAAGCTCGGCATCGTCATGGCCGCGGATATCACCCGCTACCCCGAAGAGTTCTGGCTGGAGCGCTTCGGCAAGTGGGGCGGCGTGCTTTATGACCGCGCCCAGGGGCTGGACCCGCGCGGCGTGACCACCTACCGCGCGCCCAAGAGTGAGGGCGCCGAAACCACCTTTGCCAAGGACATCTGGGACAAGAACGAGCTGCGGCGCATCCTGTGGGGGCTGTGCGAGCGGGTGGGCCGCCGGCTGCGGCGCGACGGCAACCTGGGCCGCACGGTCACGCTCAAGCTCAAGGATGTGGACTTCCGCAACATCACGCGCTCGCGCACTTTGGACGAGCCCGTGAACACGGACGAGCGCATTTTCGAGACCGCGGCCGATCTGCTGGACAAGGAGCGGCTGACCAAGAAGATCCGGCTCATCGGCGTTTCGGTTTCCAACTTCCAGCGTACGCCGTACCAGCTCAAGCTGGACCTGCGCGGCGAGGGCGAGAAGTCGCGGCGCTTCGAGGTGATCGACAAGACCGTGGACGCCATCCGCGAGAAGTATGGCCGCGAGGGACTGGTGCGCGGCAGGAGCCTGGAGGACGACGGGGAGAGCGCCGAGAGCAGGAAGGGCGAGGACGAGGACTGA
- a CDS encoding MarR family winged helix-turn-helix transcriptional regulator: protein MPDLDTLSRALVEFYEKLSSWEHSVVRDQGMTLPQMHTLEILGVNPPLRMKELAQKMGVTTGTLTVQVDRLERSGMVRRRPHHDDRRSILVELTDAGQEMFQGHHSLHEQLTRDITAQLSDQERDTLTELLTRLNNEF, encoded by the coding sequence GTGCCCGACCTGGATACCCTCTCCCGCGCGCTCGTGGAGTTTTACGAAAAGCTTTCCTCCTGGGAGCATAGCGTGGTGCGCGACCAGGGCATGACCCTGCCGCAGATGCACACACTGGAGATTCTTGGCGTGAACCCGCCCCTGCGCATGAAGGAGCTGGCCCAGAAGATGGGCGTGACCACCGGCACCCTGACCGTGCAGGTGGATCGGCTGGAACGCAGCGGCATGGTACGCCGGCGGCCGCACCATGATGACCGCCGTTCCATTCTGGTGGAGCTGACCGACGCCGGGCAGGAGATGTTCCAGGGACACCACTCCCTGCACGAACAGCTCACCCGCGACATCACGGCGCAGCTCTCCGACCAGGAGCGCGACACCCTGACCGAGCTGCTCACCCGGCTGAACAACGAGTTCTGA
- a CDS encoding sulfite exporter TauE/SafE family protein, which translates to MNADAIFLVALQTSLVLGLVHGVNPCGHSWLVLAPFVAGQKSGRRVAVLTGSFIAGTSLGCLAIGLALGLLSAQLPDSIRVVTDMVVGGIIIILGLILVWKPHLLHSHEHCHMPDDDHDHHHGDDPHHHDHDHDHHHDHDHAHHHHAPAKGLGNKASTAWGLGAIGFVNMIVPCPTVAIMYSYALKSGNAARAVSVFASYAVGTALALASVIFLLFRLAGWVRNLEKPWVEPAIMRTVGVMTIAFGVYSMYADFLA; encoded by the coding sequence ATGAATGCCGATGCGATATTCCTTGTGGCCCTGCAGACCAGCCTCGTTCTCGGTCTGGTGCACGGCGTTAATCCGTGCGGCCATTCCTGGCTGGTGCTGGCGCCGTTCGTAGCCGGGCAGAAAAGCGGCCGTCGCGTGGCCGTGCTCACCGGCTCGTTCATAGCAGGCACCTCGCTGGGCTGCCTGGCAATCGGCCTGGCCCTGGGCCTGCTCTCTGCGCAACTGCCGGACAGCATCCGCGTGGTAACGGACATGGTCGTAGGCGGCATCATCATAATCTTGGGTCTGATCCTGGTCTGGAAACCGCATCTTTTGCACAGCCACGAGCATTGCCACATGCCGGACGATGATCATGATCACCACCATGGCGACGATCCCCATCATCATGATCACGATCATGACCACCATCACGATCATGACCATGCACACCATCACCACGCTCCCGCCAAAGGCTTGGGCAACAAGGCCTCCACGGCCTGGGGCCTGGGCGCCATCGGCTTCGTAAACATGATCGTGCCCTGCCCCACGGTGGCCATCATGTACTCCTACGCCCTGAAGTCCGGGAACGCGGCCAGGGCCGTATCCGTGTTCGCCAGCTACGCCGTGGGCACCGCCCTGGCCCTGGCCAGCGTCATCTTTCTGCTCTTCCGGCTGGCGGGCTGGGTGCGCAACCTGGAGAAGCCGTGGGTGGAACCGGCCATCATGCGCACCGTGGGCGTGATGACTATCGCATTCGGCGTATACTCCATGTACGCGGATTTTTTAGCATAA
- a CDS encoding substrate-binding domain-containing protein, producing the protein MRRLLLLLVFVCLIAAPAYAKDCTAVYGDSDQQFKLATGSPGELGLLEQLANAFNADHDTSLCWIKAGSGASLKLLKEKEVDAVMVHAPAAEKKAVEEGWATDRKLIGSNEFYIVGPESDPADIADAESVADAYARIAKAKALFFSRGDNSGTHKKEMAIWEKAGIEPSGDWYVVTKDFMMATLKRADAEKGYFMTDSSTYVAARKELQNVKPLFSGDPFIVNTYHGLCQPAGATPMAETGCEFIDFVGSDAGQQIIRDFGKDRYGEPLYNDAEYAKQFVH; encoded by the coding sequence ATGAGACGGCTTCTTCTGCTCCTCGTCTTTGTCTGCCTGATTGCGGCCCCTGCCTACGCCAAGGACTGCACCGCGGTGTACGGCGATTCCGACCAGCAGTTCAAGCTGGCCACCGGAAGCCCGGGCGAGCTGGGACTGCTCGAACAGCTCGCAAACGCCTTCAACGCCGACCACGACACGAGCCTGTGCTGGATCAAGGCCGGCTCCGGGGCTTCCCTCAAGCTGCTCAAGGAAAAAGAGGTGGACGCCGTCATGGTCCACGCGCCGGCCGCGGAGAAAAAGGCCGTGGAAGAAGGCTGGGCCACGGACCGCAAGCTCATCGGCTCCAACGAGTTCTACATCGTGGGTCCGGAGTCCGACCCTGCCGACATCGCGGACGCCGAAAGCGTGGCCGACGCCTACGCCAGAATCGCCAAGGCCAAGGCGCTGTTCTTCTCCCGCGGTGACAACTCCGGTACGCACAAAAAGGAGATGGCCATCTGGGAAAAGGCCGGCATCGAGCCTTCCGGCGACTGGTACGTGGTGACCAAGGATTTCATGATGGCCACCCTGAAACGCGCCGACGCCGAGAAGGGCTACTTCATGACCGACTCCTCCACCTACGTGGCCGCGCGCAAGGAGCTGCAGAACGTGAAGCCGCTGTTCTCCGGCGATCCCTTCATCGTGAACACCTACCACGGGCTCTGCCAGCCCGCCGGGGCCACGCCCATGGCGGAGACCGGCTGCGAGTTCATAGACTTTGTCGGCAGTGACGCCGGCCAACAGATCATTCGGGATTTCGGCAAGGACCGCTACGGTGAGCCGCTGTACAACGACGCGGAGTACGCCAAGCAGTTCGTGCATTAA
- a CDS encoding transposase, which produces MALRKWTPEQKAQIVLEGLRGRSVTEICTEHAITQNMYYRWRDQLLEKAHEVFISDKNTRRTAKLERENTRLKGLVGELTLELKKSDLFE; this is translated from the coding sequence ATGGCGTTGAGAAAATGGACCCCGGAACAGAAAGCCCAGATCGTCCTCGAAGGCCTTCGAGGACGATCCGTCACAGAAATCTGCACGGAGCATGCCATCACTCAGAACATGTACTACCGGTGGCGGGATCAGTTGCTGGAGAAGGCCCACGAGGTCTTTATCTCGGACAAGAACACCCGGCGCACGGCAAAGCTCGAACGCGAAAACACCCGGCTCAAGGGGCTGGTGGGCGAGCTGACTCTGGAGCTTAAAAAAAGCGATCTGTTCGAATGA
- a CDS encoding IS3 family transposase, whose protein sequence is MLQRIRAIKADHPYWGYRRIWAHLRFVDTMSIGKHRVYRLMRDHGLCVKRGAVPATNRKPSRPKPRPTRPNEWWGTDMTKVMIDGFGWMYVVIVLDWRTKKVVGHYAGAQARTEHWLAALDQAVNRQFPEGVRGGGLHLMSDNGSQPTSLSFMKTCHCLGITQAFTAYNNPKGNADTERFMRTLKEELVWVNEWRSPTAFCEALSRWIDDYNAHYLHSTLGYRTPLAVEQELLNPNLPLQEAC, encoded by the coding sequence TTGTTGCAGAGAATTCGCGCCATCAAGGCGGATCATCCCTACTGGGGCTACCGCCGGATCTGGGCCCACTTGCGTTTTGTGGACACGATGTCCATCGGCAAACACCGCGTCTACCGGCTTATGCGCGACCACGGCCTCTGCGTGAAGCGCGGCGCCGTGCCCGCGACCAATCGGAAGCCTTCGCGCCCCAAGCCGCGTCCGACGCGGCCCAACGAGTGGTGGGGCACGGACATGACCAAGGTCATGATCGACGGCTTTGGCTGGATGTACGTCGTGATCGTCCTGGATTGGCGCACCAAAAAGGTCGTGGGGCATTACGCCGGGGCGCAAGCCAGGACAGAGCACTGGCTCGCGGCGCTGGACCAGGCCGTGAATCGGCAGTTCCCCGAGGGCGTGCGCGGCGGCGGCCTTCACCTGATGTCGGACAACGGCAGCCAGCCGACATCATTGAGCTTTATGAAGACATGCCACTGCCTGGGCATCACGCAGGCCTTCACGGCGTACAACAACCCCAAGGGCAACGCCGATACGGAGCGCTTCATGCGGACGCTGAAGGAGGAGCTCGTGTGGGTGAACGAATGGCGTAGCCCCACGGCTTTCTGCGAGGCGCTAAGCCGCTGGATTGACGACTACAATGCGCACTACCTGCACTCGACGTTGGGCTACCGAACGCCCCTGGCTGTCGAGCAGGAGCTGCTCAACCCAAACCTCCCCTTACAAGAGGCTTGCTAA
- a CDS encoding VOC family protein → MDPMKTHGMFSWNELITTDVEAAKQFYGKLLGWTFEDMPMEHLPGMTYSSAKVGGQYVGGMMTFPPAAEGRNIPPHWGAYITVDDTDESAKQCVALGGEVIHGPVDIPHVGRFAVLRDPLGAYIHIITYFPEAGGA, encoded by the coding sequence ATGGATCCTATGAAGACGCATGGCATGTTCAGCTGGAACGAGCTCATCACTACGGACGTCGAGGCTGCCAAGCAGTTCTACGGCAAGCTGCTGGGGTGGACATTTGAGGACATGCCCATGGAGCACTTGCCTGGCATGACCTACTCGTCGGCCAAGGTTGGCGGCCAGTACGTCGGCGGCATGATGACGTTCCCGCCGGCGGCTGAGGGCAGGAACATCCCGCCGCACTGGGGCGCGTACATTACCGTGGACGATACGGACGAATCGGCAAAACAATGCGTGGCGCTTGGCGGCGAGGTTATCCACGGCCCGGTGGATATCCCACATGTCGGGCGGTTTGCGGTTCTGCGGGACCCGCTGGGCGCGTACATCCATATCATCACGTACTTCCCGGAGGCGGGCGGCGCGTAA
- a CDS encoding DUF2188 domain-containing protein, with protein sequence MSRKKVHVTKAGKKWKVQSEDAGRADSYHDRKEDAVNRGKDIAKNAPLGQIIIHKGDGEFQTEHTYGNDPERYKG encoded by the coding sequence ATGTCACGGAAAAAAGTCCACGTAACGAAAGCAGGCAAGAAATGGAAGGTACAGTCCGAGGATGCTGGACGTGCTGACAGCTACCATGATCGAAAAGAAGATGCCGTCAACCGAGGGAAGGATATCGCGAAAAACGCCCCCCTTGGACAAATCATCATCCATAAAGGAGATGGTGAGTTCCAGACCGAGCACACCTACGGGAATGACCCTGAACGTTACAAAGGATAA
- a CDS encoding ribonucleoside triphosphate reductase encodes MPKQIRKRDGCLETWSADRIAHAILKALQVTGIKDPILAKRLALKVEKKLLGVDVPEQELVQDTVEQVLMESRLFDAAKRYIIYREQRRQIREQTAAYLDISETIDNYLDKADWRVNENANMSHSFQGLMLHLSGTIQARYALEKYPVEVREAHNHGYFHIHDLSFGLAGYCAGWSLRDLLLEGFNLDGRSSAGPAKHFDAILGQMVNFLGTLQNEWAGAQAFNNVDTYLAPFIRKDGLSYDQVRQAMQKFVFNLNTTSRWGGQSPFTNLSFDLVPPKHIASEGAIIGGEITDTTYGEYPEEMEMINRAFLEVMSEGDYHDRIFSFPIPTYNITKDFPWDSDIGENLLKLTAKYGAPYFQNFINSDLSPEDVRSMCCRLQMDLRELRKKTGGLFGAGDLTGSIGVVTLNLPKLAYLSQGEEDFLDQITEYAQMARDALEFKRKLINDNLERGMFPWTRRYLKNGYKGHFSTIGLVGGHEACLNLLGKGIETEAGIRLMQRALHHLRDLTSRFQEETGNLYNLEATPAEGTSYRLAKIDKNLYSGIAASGNGTPYYTNSTALPVGYTEDVLFALEHQDKLQPLYTGGSVFHTFLGEAVPDTNALKSFIIKAFSQTKLPYLSITPTFSVCKEHGYVFGEHFECPTCGETTEVYTRIVGYYRPVSQWNKGKQAEYSDRIVFEEITPGMCGC; translated from the coding sequence ATGCCAAAACAGATCAGGAAACGTGACGGTTGCCTTGAGACCTGGTCAGCAGATCGCATAGCGCATGCTATCCTGAAAGCGCTGCAAGTCACTGGGATCAAGGACCCGATCCTTGCCAAGAGACTTGCGCTCAAGGTCGAGAAGAAGCTCCTCGGCGTCGACGTTCCTGAACAGGAGCTCGTCCAGGATACGGTCGAGCAGGTCCTCATGGAGTCCCGGCTCTTCGATGCGGCCAAGCGCTACATCATCTATCGCGAGCAGCGCCGTCAGATCCGCGAGCAGACCGCCGCGTATCTGGACATCTCCGAGACCATAGACAACTACCTGGACAAGGCCGACTGGCGCGTGAACGAGAACGCGAACATGAGCCACTCGTTCCAGGGTCTCATGCTCCACCTCTCGGGCACCATCCAGGCGCGCTATGCCCTGGAGAAGTATCCGGTGGAGGTGCGCGAGGCGCACAACCACGGCTACTTCCATATCCACGATCTCTCCTTCGGCCTGGCCGGCTACTGCGCCGGCTGGTCGCTGCGCGATCTCCTGCTCGAAGGCTTCAACCTGGACGGCCGCTCCTCGGCCGGACCGGCCAAGCACTTCGACGCCATCCTGGGCCAGATGGTCAACTTCCTCGGCACGCTCCAGAACGAGTGGGCCGGTGCCCAGGCCTTCAACAACGTGGACACCTACCTCGCGCCCTTCATCCGCAAGGACGGCCTGTCCTACGATCAGGTCCGCCAGGCCATGCAGAAGTTCGTGTTCAACCTGAACACCACCTCGCGCTGGGGCGGGCAGTCGCCGTTCACCAACCTCTCCTTCGACCTCGTGCCGCCCAAGCACATTGCCAGCGAAGGCGCGATCATCGGCGGCGAGATCACGGACACGACGTACGGCGAGTACCCGGAGGAGATGGAGATGATCAACCGCGCCTTCCTCGAAGTCATGAGCGAGGGCGACTATCACGACCGCATCTTCTCCTTCCCCATCCCCACGTACAACATCACCAAGGACTTCCCCTGGGACAGCGATATCGGTGAGAACCTCTTGAAGCTCACCGCCAAGTACGGCGCGCCGTACTTCCAGAACTTCATCAACTCCGACCTCTCGCCCGAGGACGTGCGCTCCATGTGCTGCCGCCTGCAGATGGACCTGCGCGAGCTCAGGAAGAAGACCGGCGGCCTGTTCGGCGCCGGCGACCTCACCGGCTCCATCGGCGTGGTCACGCTCAACCTGCCCAAGCTCGCCTACCTCTCCCAGGGTGAAGAGGACTTCCTGGACCAGATCACCGAATACGCCCAGATGGCGCGCGACGCCCTGGAGTTCAAACGCAAGCTCATCAACGACAACCTTGAGCGCGGCATGTTCCCCTGGACGCGGCGCTACCTGAAGAACGGCTACAAGGGCCACTTCTCCACCATTGGTCTGGTGGGCGGCCACGAGGCGTGCCTCAACCTGTTGGGCAAGGGCATCGAGACCGAGGCCGGCATACGGCTCATGCAGCGCGCCCTGCATCACCTGCGCGACCTCACCAGCCGCTTCCAGGAGGAGACCGGCAACCTCTACAACCTGGAGGCCACCCCGGCCGAGGGCACCAGCTACCGCCTGGCCAAGATCGACAAGAACCTCTACTCCGGCATCGCCGCTTCGGGCAACGGCACGCCCTACTACACCAACTCCACGGCCCTGCCCGTAGGCTACACCGAGGACGTGCTCTTCGCCCTGGAACACCAGGACAAGCTCCAGCCCCTGTACACAGGCGGCAGCGTGTTCCACACCTTCCTGGGCGAGGCAGTGCCGGACACCAATGCGCTGAAGAGCTTCATCATCAAGGCCTTCAGCCAGACCAAGCTGCCGTACCTCTCCATCACGCCTACCTTCAGCGTGTGCAAGGAGCACGGCTACGTCTTTGGCGAGCACTTCGAATGCCCCACATGCGGCGAGACCACCGAGGTCTACACCCGCATCGTGGGCTACTACCGCCCGGTCTCCCAGTGGAACAAGGGCAAGCAGGCCGAATATAGCGATCGCATAGTCTTCGAGGAAATTACGCCGGGGATGTGCGGCTGTTGA
- a CDS encoding anaerobic ribonucleoside-triphosphate reductase activating protein, which yields MQIATRSEELPIVQPDTHVVPSVAPGWCSVRGFERMSLSDWPGHTVFVLFIGGCNLRCPTCHNADLAWRHTTLPRIRQSAVHELVAKRKRWYDGIVVSGGEPTSYADLPLLLRDLKSTGLPVKVDTNGMRPDMVEILFHANLADAFFVDVKGPFEKYPQLTGNGVTADQAEANISRVFKLARTAPERFQFRTTMVPLLTDDDIATVRRLLPEGFTLTTQQYREPARRTHAKTDQET from the coding sequence ATGCAGATCGCAACCCGATCCGAAGAGCTTCCGATCGTCCAGCCGGACACGCACGTGGTGCCCAGTGTGGCGCCGGGCTGGTGCAGCGTCCGCGGCTTCGAGCGTATGAGCCTTTCTGACTGGCCCGGGCACACCGTGTTTGTGCTCTTCATAGGCGGCTGCAACCTGCGCTGCCCCACGTGCCACAATGCGGATCTCGCCTGGAGGCACACCACTCTGCCGCGAATCAGACAGAGCGCCGTACATGAGCTCGTTGCGAAACGCAAGCGCTGGTACGACGGCATCGTGGTCTCCGGCGGCGAGCCCACATCCTACGCCGACCTGCCGCTTTTGCTGCGCGACCTCAAGTCCACGGGCCTGCCCGTGAAGGTGGACACCAACGGCATGCGGCCGGACATGGTCGAGATCCTCTTCCACGCGAACCTCGCCGACGCGTTCTTTGTGGACGTGAAGGGGCCGTTCGAGAAATACCCCCAGCTCACAGGCAACGGCGTCACCGCCGACCAGGCCGAGGCCAACATAAGCCGCGTGTTCAAGCTGGCGCGGACCGCGCCGGAACGCTTCCAGTTCCGCACCACCATGGTCCCGCTGCTGACTGACGACGATATCGCCACGGTGCGGCGTCTGCTGCCCGAAGGCTTCACTCTTACGACACAACAATACAGAGAACCTGCGAGGAGGACCCATGCCAAAACAGATCAGGAAACGTGA
- a CDS encoding chemotaxis response regulator CheY has product MPANTNMRILVVDDFSTMRRIIKNILRQLGFNNIEEADDGSTGWEMLNKGGIDFIISDWNMPQMTGIEFLRKVRASEEFSDLPFLMVTAEAQQENIIEAVQAKVSNYIVKPFTAETLKQKIDKIFE; this is encoded by the coding sequence ATGCCCGCCAACACCAACATGCGTATTCTCGTCGTAGATGATTTCTCCACCATGCGCAGGATCATCAAGAACATCCTCCGCCAGCTCGGCTTCAACAACATCGAAGAAGCTGACGACGGCAGCACGGGATGGGAAATGCTCAACAAGGGTGGAATCGACTTCATCATCTCCGACTGGAACATGCCCCAGATGACCGGCATCGAATTCCTGCGCAAGGTCCGGGCCAGCGAGGAGTTCAGCGACTTGCCCTTCCTCATGGTCACGGCCGAGGCCCAGCAGGAGAACATCATCGAGGCGGTCCAGGCCAAAGTCTCCAACTACATCGTCAAGCCCTTCACCGCCGAGACGCTGAAGCAGAAAATCGACAAGATTTTCGAGTAG
- a CDS encoding chemotaxis protein CheX — translation MTDTSGVEIAKPFIKATVSVLSTMAMIEPEPGRPFVKKDNTATGDISAIIGVTGSKNGSISVSFTKRCAIAVVKSMLGDDIEDILQDAKDAVGEIANMISGQARASLAEMGLNFAGSTPSVVMGDNHTITHITSNPVVSIPFSTAYGEFYVEFVFE, via the coding sequence ATGACCGACACAAGCGGCGTGGAAATCGCCAAACCATTCATCAAGGCAACCGTCAGCGTGCTGTCCACCATGGCGATGATCGAGCCCGAGCCGGGCCGGCCGTTTGTCAAAAAGGACAATACCGCTACCGGCGACATCTCGGCCATCATCGGCGTGACCGGCTCCAAGAATGGTTCCATCTCCGTATCCTTCACCAAGCGTTGCGCCATTGCCGTGGTCAAATCCATGCTCGGCGACGACATCGAGGATATCCTGCAGGACGCAAAGGACGCCGTGGGCGAAATAGCGAACATGATATCCGGCCAGGCGCGCGCCAGCCTTGCGGAAATGGGCCTCAACTTCGCCGGCTCCACCCCGTCGGTGGTCATGGGAGACAACCACACCATTACACATATTACGTCGAATCCCGTGGTTTCCATTCCGTTCAGCACCGCGTACGGTGAGTTCTACGTGGAGTTCGTCTTCGAGTGA